A DNA window from Stenotrophomonas sp. 57 contains the following coding sequences:
- a CDS encoding YncE family protein, protein MSFRPSFRLTSLAAGLLLAVTATAQPVFDQPANATFKGEVVSRGENVVPGSTADVVGRGFVPGQKVSLLRGDSVLNAQPVVVDADGNFKTQLSIPTDAVPGTHPVVVRASQPAAATVLKLRVSPQLPLSGQAQFTTQSNKLVPGLYQSAYSAASNAVFVTSAVGRPPVTQSQLLKLDPKTLKVTKAITPAQVPGSTNGAVYAVYGVGVDDTNGNVWVTNTRQNSIAVYRQKDLSLVHQFPVDAVPHARDVVVDGTHGKVFASATGEDHLSVFDAKTFKQLPQVTLESGVDDGKFTPMSLVLDEKGGKLFTVSIGSPEAAVIDVASGKVEKVIDLGNSISASGVAFDAARNRLYVASQGTDNLLIVDVAAGKVLHDVPVGAGALNVAFDDASGLAYVSNRGAGTVTVVNGDGKVVANLDGGTLPNHVRADGKGNVFAVNKSRGAEDPKGDRITRITPKQ, encoded by the coding sequence ATGTCGTTCCGTCCGTCTTTCCGTCTCACCTCTCTCGCCGCCGGCCTGTTGCTGGCGGTGACCGCCACCGCACAACCGGTGTTCGACCAACCGGCCAACGCCACCTTCAAGGGCGAAGTCGTCTCACGCGGTGAGAACGTGGTTCCGGGCAGCACCGCCGACGTGGTCGGCCGTGGCTTCGTGCCAGGCCAGAAGGTCAGCCTGCTGCGTGGCGACAGCGTGCTCAACGCGCAGCCGGTGGTGGTCGACGCCGATGGCAACTTCAAGACCCAGCTGAGCATTCCGACCGACGCGGTGCCGGGCACCCACCCGGTTGTGGTGCGCGCGAGCCAGCCGGCCGCGGCCACGGTGCTGAAGCTGCGTGTATCGCCGCAGCTGCCGCTGTCCGGCCAGGCGCAGTTCACCACCCAGTCCAACAAGCTGGTGCCGGGCCTGTACCAGTCCGCCTACAGCGCGGCCAGCAATGCCGTGTTTGTCACCTCGGCCGTTGGCCGCCCGCCGGTGACCCAGTCGCAGCTGCTGAAGCTGGACCCGAAGACCCTGAAGGTAACCAAGGCGATCACCCCGGCGCAGGTGCCGGGCAGCACCAACGGTGCGGTGTACGCGGTCTACGGTGTGGGCGTGGATGACACCAATGGCAATGTGTGGGTGACCAATACCCGCCAGAATTCGATTGCGGTCTATCGCCAGAAGGACCTGTCGCTGGTCCACCAGTTCCCGGTCGATGCCGTGCCGCATGCGCGCGACGTGGTGGTGGACGGCACCCACGGCAAGGTGTTCGCCTCCGCCACGGGTGAGGATCACCTGTCGGTGTTCGACGCGAAGACCTTCAAGCAACTGCCGCAGGTGACGCTGGAATCCGGCGTGGATGACGGCAAGTTCACCCCGATGAGCCTGGTGCTGGATGAGAAGGGCGGCAAGCTGTTCACCGTCAGTATCGGCAGCCCGGAAGCGGCGGTGATCGATGTGGCCAGCGGCAAGGTCGAGAAGGTCATCGACCTGGGTAATTCGATCAGCGCCTCCGGCGTGGCCTTCGATGCGGCGCGCAACCGCCTGTACGTGGCCTCGCAGGGCACCGACAATCTGCTGATCGTCGACGTGGCCGCCGGCAAGGTGCTGCACGACGTGCCGGTGGGCGCCGGTGCGCTGAACGTCGCTTTCGATGATGCCTCCGGCCTGGCCTATGTCAGCAACCGCGGCGCAGGCACCGTCACCGTCGTGAATGGCGACGGCAAGGTGGTTGCCAACCTCGATGGCGGCACGCTGCCGAACCATGTCCGCGCCGATGGCAAGGGCAACGTGTTCGCGGTGAACAAGTCGCGCGGTGCCGAAGACCCCAAGGGTGACCGCATCACCCGCATCACCCCGAAGCAGTAA
- a CDS encoding ABC transporter substrate-binding protein has product MNIASRLRLCALPLAVSLALAACGGPSVPSDAAKLAGPSAAASAAETVLPAGWQRVAGASLPAVYDQKVVLPAKVHSDDGADVEVADTRRIIAGGDDVIAVIEALGLGKQVFAAPTNTTTQAGLAAPHQFLFNRTTGVEGVLSLKGSLFLGNSLRRHTELAKKLREVGEPAVVIDDLQPAPEKVRKVAAALGLAEAGQALATQVQRQLDEAAAIGKSLGHAPRVIHVSATGAGGSPTVAGADSASAQLIALAGGVNIGTEAGVKNYSQLSNEGVVAAAPEVILVTEHDLQLFGGAEGLWKAYPTLKQTPAGQADRVWVMPDVQLKYTSVGSGAGALALAKALAALPKA; this is encoded by the coding sequence ATGAACATCGCGTCCCGTCTGCGCCTGTGTGCGCTTCCGCTGGCTGTTTCGCTGGCGCTGGCTGCCTGTGGCGGACCCTCGGTGCCTTCGGATGCTGCGAAGCTTGCCGGGCCCTCGGCCGCAGCGTCGGCTGCGGAAACCGTGTTGCCGGCAGGCTGGCAGCGCGTGGCCGGTGCCAGCCTGCCGGCGGTGTACGACCAGAAGGTCGTGCTGCCAGCCAAGGTGCATTCCGATGATGGCGCCGACGTCGAAGTGGCCGACACCCGCCGGATCATTGCCGGTGGCGACGATGTCATCGCGGTGATCGAGGCGCTGGGCCTGGGCAAGCAGGTGTTCGCTGCGCCGACCAACACCACCACCCAGGCCGGCCTCGCCGCGCCGCACCAGTTCCTGTTCAACCGCACCACGGGTGTGGAAGGCGTGCTGAGCCTGAAGGGCTCGCTGTTCCTCGGCAACAGCCTGCGTCGGCATACCGAACTGGCAAAGAAGCTGCGCGAAGTGGGCGAGCCGGCCGTGGTCATCGATGACCTGCAGCCGGCACCGGAGAAGGTGCGCAAGGTGGCCGCCGCACTTGGGCTGGCCGAGGCAGGGCAGGCGCTGGCCACCCAGGTGCAGCGTCAGCTGGACGAGGCTGCAGCGATTGGCAAGAGCCTGGGCCATGCGCCACGCGTGATCCACGTTTCGGCAACGGGTGCCGGTGGCTCGCCGACCGTTGCCGGTGCCGACAGCGCGTCGGCGCAGCTGATCGCACTGGCCGGCGGCGTCAACATCGGCACCGAGGCCGGGGTGAAGAACTACTCGCAGCTGAGCAATGAGGGCGTGGTTGCGGCCGCACCGGAGGTCATCCTGGTGACCGAGCATGACCTGCAGCTGTTCGGCGGTGCCGAGGGCCTGTGGAAGGCGTACCCGACGCTGAAGCAGACCCCGGCCGGGCAGGCCGACCGGGTCTGGGTGATGCCGGATGTGCAGCTGAAGTACACCAGTGTCGGTTCCGGTGCTGGGGCGCTTGCGCTGGCCAAGGCCCTGGCGGCGTTGCCGAAGGCATGA
- a CDS encoding iron ABC transporter permease yields the protein MSPADRRRRRGRAMLLVALLALLGAVLASFAVGPLRLPPLEVVQALAVKLGLLDPQAVSSRDLAVVWQLRIPRALLGAMVGASLAMAGASLQGLFGNPLADPGIVGVSQGAALGAVAAIVLGAAGAAGWLVPVAAFAGGALAIGLTYALARPGKGAGNATLLLVGIAMAAFCSALIGFLTYIASESELQSLVFWQMGSLARANWADVAAVVPLFAIGVVALQRLATPLDMLALGERQAQHLGLDVTRTRRRLVAFSALLVGAAVAFAGSISFVGLVVPHVARLLVGPGHRWLLPLSGLLGALLIVVADTAARTLDPPAEIPLGLFSAALGAPFFLWLVLQQRRKAAP from the coding sequence ATGAGTCCGGCGGATCGGCGCCGCCGTCGCGGTCGGGCGATGTTGCTGGTGGCGTTGCTGGCACTGCTGGGTGCGGTGCTGGCCTCGTTCGCCGTGGGCCCGCTGCGGCTGCCGCCGCTGGAGGTGGTGCAGGCGCTGGCGGTGAAGCTGGGTCTGCTGGATCCGCAGGCAGTCAGCAGCCGCGACCTGGCCGTGGTCTGGCAGTTGCGTATTCCGCGCGCCCTGCTGGGCGCGATGGTGGGCGCTTCGTTGGCGATGGCCGGCGCCAGCCTGCAGGGCTTGTTCGGCAACCCGCTGGCGGATCCGGGCATCGTGGGTGTCAGCCAGGGCGCTGCGCTCGGGGCGGTGGCCGCCATCGTGCTTGGCGCTGCGGGTGCGGCGGGCTGGCTGGTGCCTGTCGCGGCGTTCGCCGGCGGTGCGCTGGCGATCGGGCTGACGTATGCGTTGGCCCGGCCCGGCAAGGGCGCGGGTAACGCCACGCTGCTGCTGGTCGGCATTGCGATGGCGGCGTTCTGCTCGGCGCTGATCGGGTTCCTGACCTACATCGCCAGCGAAAGCGAACTGCAATCGCTGGTGTTCTGGCAGATGGGCTCGCTGGCACGCGCCAACTGGGCCGACGTGGCGGCGGTGGTGCCGTTGTTTGCGATTGGCGTGGTCGCGCTGCAGCGGCTGGCCACGCCGCTGGACATGCTGGCGCTGGGCGAACGCCAGGCGCAGCACCTCGGGCTGGATGTCACCCGCACGCGCCGTCGCCTGGTGGCGTTCAGCGCGCTGCTGGTGGGTGCGGCGGTGGCATTCGCTGGGTCGATCAGTTTCGTGGGCCTGGTGGTGCCGCACGTGGCGCGCCTGCTGGTCGGCCCTGGCCATCGCTGGCTGCTGCCGTTGTCCGGCCTGCTCGGCGCGTTGTTGATCGTGGTGGCAGATACTGCTGCCCGCACGCTGGATCCGCCGGCGGAGATCCCGCTGGGCCTGTTCTCGGCTGCACTCGGCGCACCGTTCTTCCTCTGGCTGGTGCTGCAGCAGCGCCGCAAGGCGGCGCCATGA
- a CDS encoding heme ABC transporter ATP-binding protein: MSVLLTLHEVVVRRQQREILRGISLAFEPGTVTALVGPNGAGKSTLLAVAAGDLRADAGQVSLLGKPLASYKAGPLARERAVMPQEHGVRFAFSVEEVVAMGRLPHPPDPVVDDTQVEAAIDAAELQALRLREVQQLSGGESARTTFARVLAQDTPLLLLDEPTAALDLRHQERTLRSVRACAEAGACVIVVLHDLNLAAGHADRIVLLEQGRVAADGTPLQVLTEENLQRVYQQDVVVLEHPRRGVPLVVVT; encoded by the coding sequence ATGAGCGTGCTGTTGACGTTGCACGAGGTAGTGGTTCGCCGCCAGCAGCGCGAGATCCTGCGTGGGATCTCGCTGGCGTTCGAGCCGGGTACGGTGACCGCGCTGGTTGGCCCGAATGGTGCAGGCAAATCCACTTTGCTGGCGGTTGCGGCCGGAGACCTGCGCGCTGATGCGGGGCAGGTAAGCCTGCTGGGCAAGCCGCTCGCCAGCTACAAGGCGGGACCGCTGGCACGCGAGCGCGCGGTGATGCCACAGGAGCACGGCGTACGCTTTGCCTTCAGCGTGGAAGAGGTGGTGGCGATGGGACGGTTGCCGCATCCGCCGGATCCGGTGGTGGATGACACCCAGGTGGAAGCGGCAATCGATGCCGCCGAGCTGCAGGCGCTGCGCCTGCGCGAGGTGCAGCAGCTCTCCGGTGGCGAATCGGCCCGAACCACGTTCGCGCGCGTACTGGCACAGGACACGCCGCTGCTGCTGCTCGACGAGCCGACGGCCGCGCTGGATCTTCGCCACCAGGAGCGCACGCTGCGCAGTGTGCGTGCCTGTGCCGAAGCCGGTGCCTGCGTGATCGTGGTGCTGCACGACCTGAATCTGGCCGCAGGCCATGCCGACCGCATCGTGCTGCTGGAACAGGGCAGGGTGGCGGCCGATGGCACGCCGTTGCAGGTGCTGACCGAAGAGAACCTGCAGCGGGTCTACCAGCAGGATGTAGTGGTGCTGGAGCATCCGCGCCGTGGCGTGCCGCTGGTGGTGGTCACGTGA
- the fusA gene encoding elongation factor G gives MNTQVLSLRRNLGIIAHIDAGKTTLTERLLWKSGEIHRVGEVHDGNATTDFSAIERERGITIGAAAVQAQWAPRDLPPHRLTLIDTPGHIDFAIEVERSLRVLDGAVAVFSAVDGVQPQSETVWRQARRHRVPLIAFVNKMDRVGASFERVLEQLQDKLQARSWALGVPLGSESTFNGWVDLVDERVLHWQDGAATAITPWDDTLRAAWQSRRDALVEAVADHDDLLADAWLEGRVIDAEQLRAAIRRATLAGAGVPVLAGAAFKDKGIETLLDAVVDYLPSPLDRPAVTAESERGEVVLPPDPDGPLAGLLFKITHQQHGALSFVRLYSGTLTVGDAVASSQHPQGRRVSRLVRVQADQTHDIEQAVAGDIVAVLGWKDAVSGETLSGRVQPLRLENIQAQAPVLAWRLEPARAVDLIRMAQGLASLAQEDPSFRVETDRDTAETLVWGMGELHLEVMVERLRSEWKVDVGVGAPRVAYQETPMRAMTGVVGRLVKQTGGQGQFAHVVLDVSPREDDQVVFNDRIVGGVVPRSFITAVEKGVRAALSEGPQGHPVVGIEVSLVDGQTHAKDSSEMAFHRAGAEAIKAALAEGGTQLLEPVMAVTVHSPSASVGDVVGDLNRRHGRITRIDDQEGRAEVSGFAPLAQLVGYTTSLRSLSQGRASSEAHLHGYEPVRVA, from the coding sequence ATGAACACTCAAGTCCTTTCCCTCCGTCGCAACCTTGGCATCATCGCCCACATCGACGCCGGCAAGACCACGCTGACCGAACGCTTGCTGTGGAAAAGCGGCGAGATCCATCGTGTCGGCGAAGTACACGACGGAAACGCAACCACCGACTTCTCGGCGATCGAGCGCGAACGTGGCATCACCATCGGCGCGGCCGCCGTGCAGGCGCAGTGGGCGCCGCGCGACCTGCCGCCGCATCGGCTGACCCTGATCGATACGCCCGGCCACATCGACTTCGCCATTGAAGTCGAGCGTTCGCTGCGCGTGCTCGACGGCGCCGTGGCCGTGTTCTCAGCGGTGGACGGTGTGCAGCCCCAGTCGGAGACCGTGTGGCGCCAGGCGCGCCGCCATCGCGTGCCGTTGATCGCCTTCGTCAACAAGATGGACCGCGTCGGCGCGTCGTTCGAGCGCGTGCTGGAGCAGTTGCAGGACAAACTGCAGGCGCGGTCGTGGGCGCTGGGCGTACCGCTGGGCAGCGAAAGCACGTTCAACGGCTGGGTCGATCTGGTCGATGAGCGGGTGCTGCACTGGCAGGACGGTGCTGCGACCGCAATCACGCCCTGGGACGACACGCTGCGCGCGGCGTGGCAGTCGCGACGCGATGCGTTGGTCGAAGCCGTGGCCGACCACGATGATCTGCTGGCCGATGCCTGGCTGGAGGGGCGCGTGATCGATGCCGAGCAGCTGCGTGCGGCGATCCGCCGGGCGACGCTGGCGGGTGCGGGCGTGCCCGTGCTGGCTGGTGCCGCGTTCAAGGACAAGGGCATCGAGACGCTGCTGGATGCCGTGGTCGATTACCTGCCGTCGCCGTTGGACCGGCCTGCCGTGACCGCTGAAAGCGAGCGCGGCGAGGTTGTGCTGCCGCCGGATCCGGACGGTCCGCTGGCCGGCCTGCTGTTCAAGATCACTCATCAGCAGCACGGCGCTCTCAGCTTCGTGCGGCTGTACTCGGGCACCTTGACGGTGGGCGATGCGGTGGCCAGCTCGCAGCATCCGCAGGGCCGGCGTGTCAGCCGGCTGGTGCGGGTGCAGGCCGACCAGACCCACGACATCGAGCAGGCCGTGGCCGGCGACATCGTGGCGGTGCTGGGCTGGAAGGATGCGGTCAGCGGTGAAACGCTGAGCGGCCGTGTGCAGCCGCTGCGCCTGGAGAACATCCAGGCACAGGCGCCGGTACTGGCCTGGCGGCTGGAGCCGGCGCGTGCGGTTGACCTGATCCGGATGGCGCAGGGGCTGGCCAGCCTGGCCCAGGAGGATCCCTCGTTCCGCGTGGAAACCGACCGCGACACAGCGGAGACCCTGGTCTGGGGCATGGGCGAGCTGCACCTGGAGGTGATGGTCGAGCGCCTGCGCAGCGAGTGGAAGGTCGACGTGGGCGTGGGTGCGCCGCGCGTCGCCTACCAGGAGACGCCGATGCGTGCGATGACCGGTGTGGTCGGGCGGCTGGTCAAGCAGACCGGCGGCCAGGGCCAGTTCGCGCACGTGGTGCTGGATGTATCGCCCCGCGAGGACGACCAGGTGGTGTTCAACGACCGCATCGTTGGTGGCGTGGTGCCGCGCAGCTTCATCACCGCGGTGGAGAAGGGCGTACGTGCTGCGCTGTCGGAAGGGCCGCAGGGTCATCCGGTCGTCGGTATCGAGGTCAGCCTGGTCGATGGCCAGACCCATGCCAAGGACTCTTCGGAGATGGCGTTCCATCGAGCAGGCGCCGAGGCGATCAAGGCGGCGCTGGCCGAAGGTGGCACGCAGCTGCTGGAGCCGGTGATGGCGGTGACGGTGCATTCGCCGTCGGCATCGGTGGGGGACGTCGTTGGCGACCTCAACCGCCGCCACGGCCGCATCACCCGCATCGACGACCAGGAAGGTCGCGCCGAGGTCAGTGGCTTCGCACCGCTGGCGCAGCTGGTGGGTTACACGACCTCGCTGCGTTCGCTCAGCCAGGGACGGGCCAGCAGCGAAGCGCACCTGCATGGGTACGAGCCGGTGCGGGTTGCATGA
- a CDS encoding SapC family protein codes for MTTTSDTTTEAAPSNAPLFYTRPVPLQADVHADLRILPGRLEFAAGNNAIPLVLGEFSLALHHFPILFAGPTAVPMAAVGVSDQNLFIKDGLWEDEAYIPAYLRRHPFIFIDTGADNDFLLGIDEESSRVVKGGDEGQPLFVDGKATDMVQQALEFCGQYTREHEQTQAFSKALIDNGLLVERNATVRTPDGREFNLNGFQVVDVEKFVALPEATVVEWHRSGWLALIHQHLMSLGRFNDLTRRQVERLAA; via the coding sequence ATGACCACCACCAGCGACACCACCACCGAAGCGGCGCCGAGCAACGCCCCCCTGTTCTACACCCGTCCGGTGCCGCTGCAGGCCGATGTGCACGCCGACCTGCGCATCCTGCCGGGCAGGCTCGAGTTTGCCGCGGGCAACAACGCCATTCCGCTGGTGCTCGGCGAGTTCTCGCTGGCGCTGCACCACTTCCCGATCCTGTTCGCTGGCCCGACCGCAGTGCCGATGGCCGCCGTTGGTGTTTCCGACCAGAACCTGTTCATCAAGGACGGCCTGTGGGAAGACGAGGCCTATATTCCGGCCTATCTGCGTCGCCACCCCTTCATCTTCATCGACACCGGTGCGGACAACGACTTCCTGCTGGGCATCGACGAAGAGAGTTCGCGCGTGGTCAAGGGCGGTGACGAAGGCCAGCCGCTGTTCGTAGACGGCAAGGCCACCGACATGGTGCAGCAGGCGCTGGAGTTCTGCGGCCAGTACACCCGCGAGCATGAACAGACCCAGGCCTTCTCCAAGGCCCTGATCGACAACGGCCTGCTGGTCGAGCGCAATGCCACCGTGCGTACTCCGGATGGCCGCGAGTTCAACCTCAATGGCTTCCAGGTCGTCGACGTCGAGAAGTTCGTCGCGCTGCCGGAAGCGACCGTGGTCGAGTGGCACCGCAGCGGCTGGCTGGCCCTGATCCACCAGCACCTGATGTCGCTGGGTCGCTTCAACGACCTGACCCGTCGCCAGGTCGAGCGCCTGGCGGCCTGA
- a CDS encoding ATP-binding protein, with product MPALLLALLLLPVASAEDASTQHWEPGREVRVATAPALRQMPATLADSAPMPSLAHGYASLVERHARLRFLEQAYPSGSASVTAVCQHKADLVLVMGGSRQQPRPCPGLLESAAFPGGRTMLAGRAGQPLPRDVRELGARVLAVVEGGPYADWLALHHPHIQLLRLDDRHATLAAVENGIADVAIGLETTLRPLIRYHFRGQLQLQRFDSEFSTDLHLLTRSEDRQLLLRIEKAMRDITLEEHASLLQVWAQQAVPATIERALDWMRAPSSPWLLTLLAALAGIPLLWHAVRGHRDRKGRNQARAVGMISHEMRNAAQTMLASIDLLGQSPSPKGQRELLAAARAAGQALRSLLNRSLEFSRLASGTYRPHAQPCDVALLCRRSLDALRPQAQQKGLALRFAFEPVPVPAVALDREGVRQIVDNLLGNALKFTDIGCIELRLKLTPANDPQELLLDVIDSGIGIPARQLALLFRPFEQGEGGQARGGSGLGLMIAHDLSRAMGGNLSVHSVQGRGSRFTLRLPVQAVSRNEAPTHTLDNDTPLAGLDLLLVEDHALNRHIISEQLRRLGAEVHALADAASALAEQAKRPRSVVLLDIGLQDMDGYALAAQLRRQAQQPLRLIALSARKGRRHTMRSRKAGFDASLAKPLKVADLLLALDLPKDGIAVQPAAPAGWDPAYREDIGHELMRIEQALEDTDATALCHHTHRLQGALQMCGAVAQADTAADLWELGQEAAPDWADARRLLQVLQQWHSSRTAEAMPLA from the coding sequence ATGCCGGCCCTGTTGCTGGCGCTTCTTCTGTTGCCAGTGGCGTCGGCGGAGGACGCATCAACCCAGCACTGGGAACCGGGACGCGAGGTCCGGGTGGCCACCGCCCCTGCCCTGCGCCAGATGCCCGCCACCCTCGCCGATTCGGCACCCATGCCAAGCCTTGCCCACGGCTATGCCAGCCTTGTGGAACGACACGCGCGGCTGCGTTTCCTGGAACAGGCCTATCCCAGCGGCAGCGCCTCGGTGACCGCAGTGTGCCAGCACAAGGCCGACTTGGTACTGGTGATGGGCGGTTCCCGCCAGCAACCACGTCCTTGCCCAGGGCTGTTGGAATCGGCCGCGTTCCCCGGAGGAAGAACCATGCTGGCCGGGCGCGCCGGACAGCCCCTGCCACGCGACGTCCGGGAACTGGGAGCGCGGGTGCTGGCCGTCGTCGAAGGTGGCCCTTACGCCGACTGGCTTGCCCTGCACCATCCCCACATCCAACTGCTGCGCCTGGACGACCGGCATGCGACGCTGGCGGCCGTCGAAAACGGCATCGCGGATGTCGCAATCGGCCTGGAAACGACGTTGCGACCCCTGATCCGGTATCACTTCCGCGGGCAACTGCAGCTTCAGCGGTTTGACAGCGAATTCTCCACCGACCTGCACCTGCTCACGCGCAGCGAAGACCGGCAACTGCTGCTGCGGATCGAAAAGGCCATGCGCGACATCACACTGGAAGAACACGCCAGTCTGCTTCAGGTGTGGGCCCAGCAGGCGGTGCCCGCGACCATCGAGCGTGCGTTGGACTGGATGCGCGCGCCCTCTTCGCCCTGGCTGCTGACCCTGCTTGCCGCGCTCGCCGGCATCCCCCTGCTGTGGCACGCGGTGCGCGGCCACCGGGACCGCAAGGGTCGAAACCAGGCGCGCGCGGTCGGCATGATCAGCCACGAGATGCGCAATGCCGCGCAGACGATGCTGGCCTCGATCGACCTGCTCGGCCAGTCTCCGTCGCCCAAGGGACAGCGTGAACTGCTCGCGGCCGCACGTGCGGCCGGGCAGGCGCTGCGCAGCCTGCTCAATCGGTCGCTGGAATTTTCACGGCTGGCCAGCGGAACCTACAGGCCCCATGCGCAACCGTGCGACGTTGCCCTGCTCTGCCGCCGATCCCTGGATGCCCTGCGGCCGCAGGCCCAACAGAAAGGGCTGGCTCTTCGCTTCGCGTTCGAGCCCGTCCCTGTCCCCGCCGTTGCGCTTGACCGGGAGGGAGTGCGGCAGATCGTCGACAACCTGCTCGGCAACGCGCTGAAGTTCACTGATATCGGATGCATCGAGCTGCGCCTGAAACTGACACCGGCCAACGATCCGCAGGAACTGCTGCTGGATGTGATCGACAGTGGCATCGGAATTCCAGCCAGGCAACTGGCCCTTCTGTTCCGGCCATTCGAACAGGGTGAAGGTGGGCAGGCGCGAGGCGGCAGCGGACTGGGTCTGATGATCGCGCATGACCTCAGCCGGGCGATGGGCGGCAACCTGTCCGTGCACAGCGTGCAAGGGCGTGGCAGCCGCTTCACGCTGCGCCTGCCGGTGCAGGCTGTCAGCAGGAACGAAGCTCCAACCCACACGCTCGATAACGACACGCCACTGGCCGGACTCGACCTGCTGCTGGTCGAGGACCACGCACTCAACCGCCACATCATCAGCGAGCAGCTGCGCCGGCTGGGCGCCGAGGTGCACGCGCTTGCCGACGCCGCCAGCGCTCTCGCCGAACAGGCCAAACGGCCGCGCAGCGTGGTGCTGCTGGACATCGGACTGCAGGATATGGATGGCTACGCGCTGGCTGCGCAACTGCGCCGCCAGGCACAACAGCCATTGCGACTGATTGCGTTGTCAGCCAGGAAGGGGCGCCGACACACGATGCGCTCCCGAAAGGCCGGCTTCGATGCCAGCCTGGCCAAGCCGTTGAAGGTTGCCGATCTGCTGCTGGCACTGGACCTGCCGAAGGACGGTATTGCCGTCCAGCCCGCCGCCCCTGCCGGCTGGGATCCGGCCTACCGGGAAGACATCGGCCACGAACTGATGCGGATTGAACAGGCCCTGGAAGACACTGATGCCACCGCGCTCTGCCACCACACGCATCGCCTGCAGGGCGCGCTGCAGATGTGCGGAGCGGTCGCGCAGGCCGACACCGCGGCCGACCTGTGGGAGCTCGGCCAGGAGGCCGCGCCTGACTGGGCCGATGCGCGGCGATTGCTGCAGGTACTGCAGCAGTGGCACAGCTCCCGCACTGCGGAAGCCATGCCACTGGCCTGA
- a CDS encoding response regulator transcription factor has protein sequence MNGLPAPRRLRLALLDDHEVVRRGTALHLSRDPRFSIVASHAGSDEFICNLQRTPVDVAIIDLSLARGDRSAAELVQLLRDRFACIPLLAFATLSPTTHISQLIESGISGIVSKAEPLAMLSDAIVRISRGLTRLPPDFTLPDGCQQLSRNEREVLDLVLAGLTVSEIAQRRHRSIKTVSTQKTAALRKLGLRTDVEIYAMRRQLGAM, from the coding sequence ATGAATGGACTCCCTGCACCGCGCCGGCTGCGGCTGGCGCTCCTGGACGACCATGAAGTCGTTCGCCGCGGCACCGCCCTGCACCTGTCCCGCGATCCCCGCTTCAGCATCGTCGCCAGCCATGCCGGCAGCGACGAATTCATCTGCAACCTGCAGAGGACGCCAGTGGATGTCGCGATCATCGATCTCAGCCTGGCCCGCGGTGACCGGAGCGCCGCCGAGCTGGTACAGCTGCTGCGCGACCGCTTTGCCTGTATTCCGCTGCTGGCGTTCGCCACGCTCTCACCCACCACGCACATCAGCCAGCTGATTGAAAGCGGCATCAGCGGCATCGTCAGCAAGGCCGAGCCCCTGGCCATGCTGTCGGACGCCATCGTCCGCATATCCCGGGGCCTGACGCGCCTGCCACCGGACTTCACCCTGCCGGACGGCTGCCAGCAACTCAGTCGCAACGAACGGGAGGTACTGGACCTGGTGCTGGCGGGCCTGACCGTTTCGGAGATCGCGCAGCGGCGCCATCGCAGCATCAAGACGGTCAGCACCCAGAAGACCGCCGCACTGCGCAAGCTCGGGCTGCGCACCGACGTCGAAATCTACGCCATGCGACGACAGCTGGGGGCGATGTGA